A portion of the Esox lucius isolate fEsoLuc1 chromosome 20, fEsoLuc1.pri, whole genome shotgun sequence genome contains these proteins:
- the LOC105018790 gene encoding protocadherin-17: MIFLSTRILHNMRLPVIFFLLLWAKARTLKNLNYSVPEEQGPGTVIGNIAKDAGFGPLERGKKSNFRVLENSSPHLIDVDPESGLLFTKQRIDRETLCRRNPKCQLAMEVFANDKEICMIKIDIVDINDNSPSFPSDNIDIDISENAAAGTRFPLTIAHDSDSGENGIKTYQVTRDDYNTFSLDLKLRGDGTIYPELVVQRPLDREDRSHHTLLLTAIDGGEYPRSGSMQINVRVTDSNDNSPVFEKPAYVLELPENSPVGKILIDLNATDQDEGSNGQVIYSFSGYASDRVQELFSIDPNTGVIKIRGEIDYEENPTIEFDVQAKDLGPNPIPGHCKISVKVLDKNDNWPVISFVSVRQGAISEAAPPESVIALVRVTDKDSGRNGQLQCRVLGNVPFRLQENNDNFYTLLTDRPLDRELKDEYNVTIVARDNGIPSLNYTKSFTVKILDENDNAPRFTKTVYGLQVPENNIPGEYLGSVLAHDPDIGRNGTVSYSILPSHIGDVSVYTYVSVNPTNGAIYASRSFNYEQTKFFEFKVQAKDAGSPHMESSATVRVSVLDVNDNLPVIVLPLLLNDTAEITVPRNVGLGYIVTTVRAVDHDHGESGRLTYEISEGNEEHLFEMDPVAGDVRTAHATWEDVAQAAELVVKVTDHGKPPLSAVAKLIIKAGTGAVAGGETRAGGAQQHWDVSLPLIITLCIISVMLLAVMTAIAVKSKHQDKEAGNYNCRVAEYSTSNPPAGKGKKKRINKSDIMLVQSETEERESVSRMNVVSSPSLITSPICFDYQTTGPLPLTLPRSEVMYLKTTSNSLTVPRAGCHSSFAGLTTETSMNRMSVIQTDNFPSEPNYAANRQPFAQSGSTFKDAERASLRDSGHGDSDQADSDQDTNRGSHCDASVRETLKMKATAVNGQLLEQGQDRSVHCTDECRALGHSDRCWMPKLRVGSQADSGDNRTNLFIPVGMEAMVETEIYGSLSRGAARKTLSTFGKEQRDGAILVANVKPYLKPQRPLSPLLQECSSASSSPAKGNTPLDSPTKGPKEEVGRDGEDGSAYGPPDGQCSPPHTELEPLYLSCTLRPKSLSNSLIHGSGMSSGIIGQECGGLECVSLDQRDSAN; this comes from the exons ATGATTTTTCTAAGCACGCGCATTCTACACAATATGCGTCTTCCGGTCatctttttccttcttttgtGGGCTAAAGCCCGGACACTGAAAAATCTGAATTATTCGGTTCCAGAAGAGCAGGGACCTGGCACTGTCATTGGAAACATTGCTAAGGATGCTGGATTTGGACCGttagagagggggaaaaaatcgaACTTTAGAGTTCTGGAGAATTCATCTCCACATTTGATTGATGTGGATCCGGAGAGTGGTCTGCTTTTTACTAAACAGCGGATTGACAGGGAGACGTTGTGCAGACGCAACCCTAAGTGTCAGCTTGCCATGGAAGTGTTTGCCAACGACAAGGAAATATGCATGATTAAAATTGACATAGTGGATATAAACGACAACTCACCCAGTTTTCCCTCAGACAACATAGATATTGATATTTCAGAGAATGCAGCTGCTGGGACACGTTTTCCTCTAACAATCGCGCACGACTCTGATTCTGGGGAAAACGGAATAAAAACGTATCAGGTTACCAGAGACGACTACAATACCTTTTCACTGGACTTGAAATTGAGGGGCGACGGAACCATCTATCCTGAATTGGTGGTTCAGCGACCTCTAGACCGGGAGGATAGGTCTCATCATACCCTCCTTTTGACAGCCATTGACGGAGGGGAGTATCCACGATCAGGGTCCATGCAAATCAATGTCAGAGTTACTGATTCAAATGATAACAGCCCAGTGTTCGAGAAACCAGCTTATGTATTGGAGCTCCCTGAAAACTCACCTGTTGGGAAAATATTGATAGATCTTAATGCAACAGATCAAGACGAGGGCAGCAACGGGCAGGTGATCTACTCTTTCAGTGGATACGCATCCGATAGAGTCCAGGAGTTGTTTTCCATTGACCCAAACACAGGTGTCATAAAGATTCGGGGAGAGATTGACTATGAGGAGAATCCGACAATCGAATTTGACGTGCAGGccaaagacctggggcccaacCCCATTCCTGGCCATTGTAAGATCTCAGTCAAAGTGCTTGACAAGAATGATAACTGGCCAGTCATCAGCTTTGTCTCAGTTCGCCAGGGGGCCATCAGTGAGGCCGCGCCTCCTGAATCCGTCATCGCCCTGGTGAGAGTCACTGATAAAGATTCTGGTAGGAATGGCCAGCTCCAATGCAGGGTACTTGGTAATGTGCCGTTCAGGCTACaggaaaacaatgacaatttTTATACTCTGCTCACGGACAGACCACTGGACAGAGAACTGAAAGACGAATATAATGTGACAATTGTGGCCAGAGACAACGGAATTCCGTCCCTGAATTACACAAAATCGTTCACCGTGAAAATCTTGGATGAGAATGACAATGCACCACGTTTCACCAAGACAGTCTACGGACTCCAGGTGCCTGAAAACAACATTCCCGGAGAGTACCTGGGCTCAGTTCTGGCTCACGACCCAGATATCGGTCGGAATGGGACCGTGTCCTATTCCATTTTGCCTTCACACATTGGAGATGTGTCAGTGTACACCTATGTGTCTGTCAACCCAACCAACGGAGCCATTTACGCATCCAGGTCTTTCAACTATGAACAAACAAAGTTCTTTGAGTTCAAGGTTCAAGCTAAAGACGCGGGGTCTCCTCATATGGAGAGCAGTGCCACAGTTCGGGTCAGTGTGCTGGACGTCAATGACAACCTGCCCGTCATTGTCCTACCCCTCCTGCTCAATGACACCGCGGAAATCACGGTCCCCAGGAACGTGGGCCTGGGCTACATCGTGACCACGGTCAGGGCGGTCGACCACGACCACGGCGAGAGCGGTCGTCTGACTTACGAGATCTCGGAGGGCAACGAGGAGCACCTGTTCGAGATGGACCCGGTGGCCGGCGACGTGAGGACGGCCCACGCCACGTGGGAAGACGTGGCCCAGGCCGCGGAGCTGGTGGTGAAGGTGACGGACCACGGCAAACCGCCACTGTCGGCAGTGGCCAAGCTGATCATTAAGGCGGGCACCGGAGCCGTGGCGGGAGGAGAAACCCGGGCCGGAGGGGCGCAGCAGCACTGGGACGTGTCCCTGCCTCTCATAATCACCCTCTGCATCATATCCGTCATGCTCCTGGCCGTCATGACCGCCATCGCCGTCAAGTCCAAGCATCAGGACAAGGAGGCCGGGAATTATAACTGCCGCGTGGCGGAGTACTCCACGTCGAACCCCCCGGCGGGGAAAGGCAAGAAGAAGAGGATCAACAAGAGCGACATCATGCTGGTCCAGAGCGAGACGGAGGAGAGGGAGTCCGTGAGCCGGATGAACGTGGTCAGCAGCCCGTCTCTCATCACCTCGCCCATCTGCTTCGACTACCAGACCACCGGCCCCCTGCCTCTCACGCTGCCCAGGTCGGAGGTCATGTACCTGAAAACCACCTCCAACAGCCTGACTGTGCCCCGGGCTGGCTGTCACTCAAGCTTTGCAGGGCTTACCACGGAGACCTCTATGAATAGAATGTCAGTGATCCAG ACGGATAATTTTCCCTCCGAGCCCAATTACGCGGCCAACAGGCAGCCATTTGCTCAAAG CGGCTCCACGTTCAAGGACGCAGAGCGAGCCAGCCTCCGGGACAGCGGCCACGGGGACAGCGACCAGGCCGACAGTGACCAGGATACTAATAGAGGCTCCCACTGCGACGCGTCTGTCAGAGAGACCCTCAAGATGAAAGCCACAGCGGTTAATGGGCAGCTTCTTGAACAGG GACAAGACAGGTCTGTTCACTGTACGGATGAATGTCGCGCTCTGGGCCACTCCGACAGATGCTGGATGCCAAAGTTACGGGTAGGAAGTCAAGCAGACAGCGGCGATAATCGCACCAACCTTTTCATCCCAGTGGGAATGGAGGCCATGGTGGAGACAGAGATTTATGGCAGCCTGAGCCGCGGCGCAGCCAGGAAAACTCTCAGCACATTCGGGAAGGAGCAGCGGGACGGCGCCATCCTGGTGGCCAACGTCAAACCGTACTTAAAGCCCCAGCGGCCCCTCAGTCCCCTGCTGCAGGAGTGCTCCTCGGCGTCCAGCAGCCCCGCCAAGGGAAACACGCCCCTGGACTCCCCCACCAAAGGGCCcaaggaggaggtggggagggacgGGGAGGACGGGAGTGCCTACGGACCTCCAGACGGCCAGTGCTCGCCCCCTCACACAGAACTGGAGCCATTGTACCTGTCGTGTACCCTCAGGCCCAAGTCACTGTCCAACAGCCTCATCCACGGTTCCGGGATGAGTTCTGGGATCATCGGCCAGGAATGTGGGGGGCTGGAGTGCGTGAGTCTGGACCAACGGGATTCTGCGAACTGA